One stretch of Kogia breviceps isolate mKogBre1 chromosome 18, mKogBre1 haplotype 1, whole genome shotgun sequence DNA includes these proteins:
- the A1BG gene encoding alpha-1B-glycoprotein, with the protein MSARVALLLLWGLALNPVTEEAIFFDTRPTLWAEAESLLEPWANVTLTCRSPLWTLEFQLFKDGVAQELVHLGSPATEYRFPLGAVTGDTRGLYRCHYSMDSRRSSLSNLVEVTGAEPLPPPLLSTKPVPWITLGLNTTLLCIGGLRGVTFLLRREGDDQFLEVAEAPKDRQATFPVRRAGNYTCSYRTHASGAPSEPSATVTIEDLATPPPPTLSLNSGFAGLLRPGSRATLTCVAPLSGMDFQLRRGEEVLQVPMSSTSPDRVFFQLNTLAPGDGGVYTCRYRLREELAPWSSDSAPAELVLSDGTLPAPELSAEPATQSPQPGTLVQLRCRAPRAGVHFSLVREGAGQRRVYGLLSPAGTEAHFELRDVSAVDSANYSCVYTDTAPPFAGSAPSAPVELRVDGPLPRPRLRPLWTGAVTPGRDAVLRCEGHVPDVSFLLLRSGEEEPLAVAWTTHPSADLVLTYVGPQHAGNYSCAYRSNWAHSLLSELSDPVELQVAGS; encoded by the exons ATGTCCGCACGGGTGGCCCTCCTGCTGCTCTGGG GTCTCGCCCTGAACCCAGTGACCGAGGAGGCCATAT TCTTCGACACAAGGCCAACCCTGTGGGCAGAGGCCGAATCGCTGCTGGAACCCTGGGCCAACGTGACGCTGACATGCCGGAGCCCCCTGTGGACCCTGGAGTTCCAGCTCTTCAAGGATGGGGTGGCCCAGGAGCTGGTGCACCTGGGTTCACCTGCCACCGAGTACAGATTCCCGCTGGGAGCAGTGACTGGTGACACCCGGGGCCTCTACCGCTGCCACTACAGCATGGACAGCCGGAGGTCCAGCCTGAGCAACCTCGTGGAGGTGACCGGAGCAG agcccctgcccccacccttgcTCTCAACCAAGCCCGTGCCCTGGATCACACTGGGCCTGAACACGACGCTGCTGTGCATCGGGGGACTTCGCGGTGTGACCTTCCTGCTGAGGCGGGAAGGCGACGACCAGTTTCTGGAGGTGGCTGAGGCCCCAAAGGACAGGCAGGCCACCTTCCCAGTCCGCCGGGCTGGCAACTACACCTGCAGCTACCGGACTCACGCATCAGGAGCCCCCTCGGAGCCCAGTGCCACTGTGACCATAGAGGATCTGG CCACGCCGCCGCCACCCACGCTGAGTCTGAATAGCGGGTTCGCCGGGCTCCTGCGCCCCGGCTCGCGCGCGACTCTCACCTGCGTGGCGCCCCTGAGCGGGATGGACTTCCAGCTGCGGCGGGGCGAGGAGGTGCTGCAGGTACCCATGTCCAGTACCAGCCCAGACCGCGTCTTCTTCCAGCTGAACACGCTGGCCCCGGGAGACGGCGGTGTCTACACGTGCCGCTACCGGCTGCGAGAGGAGCTAGCGCCCTGGTCCTCGGACAGCGCGCCCGCCGAGCTGGTGCTGAGCGATG GGACGCTACCGGCGCCGGAGCTGTCGGCCGAGCCCGCGACTCAGAGTCCCCAGCCGGGGACGCTGGTGCAGCTGCGGTGCCGGGCCCCCCGCGCCGGCGTGCACTTCTCCCTGGTGCGCGAGGGCGCGGGCCAGCGCCGGGTGTACGGTCTCTTGAGCCCCGCGGGGACGGAGGCCCACTTTGAGCTGCGCGACGTCTCGGCGGTCGACTCGGCCAACTACAGCTGCGTCTACACGGACACGGCGCCGCCCTTCGCGGGCTCCGCGCCCAGCGCGCCCGTGGAGCTGCGCGTGGACG GACCCCTGCCCAGGCCGCGGCTCCGGCCCCTGTGGACCGGGGCCGTGACTCCGGGCCGCGATGCTGTCCTACGCTGCGAGGGCCACGTGCCGGACGTCTCCTTCCTGCTGCTTCGGTCCGGCGAAGAGGAGCCCTTGGCCGTGGCCTGGACCACCCACCCCTCCGCGGACCTCGTGCTGACCTACGTGGGGCCCCAACACGCCGGCAACTACAGCTGCGCCTACCGCTCCAACTGGGCCCACTCCCTGCTGTCCGAGCTCAGCGACCCGGTGGAGCTCCAGGTGGCAG GAAGCTGA